In one window of Cellulophaga sp. HaHa_2_95 DNA:
- the menC gene encoding o-succinylbenzoate synthase — MEASYKKYILDFKRPSGTSRGVLKQKETWFIILKSKDEIGIGECGILRGLSIDDVPEYEEKLKWTCDNVHLGKDALWDALIAFPSIQFGIEQAFLSLASSNSFELFSSDFIKKEAPIPINGLIWMGDEAFMLEQIQQKLASGFRCIKMKIGAIDFETELKLLASIRKKYTPKEIELRVDANGAFKQEEALRKLKKLATFNLHSIEQPIKQGNPHQMSVLCSETPLPIALDEELIGIFDVTKKQELLQTIQPQYIILKPSLVGGIKGCEEWIAIAEGLGIKWWITSALESNVGLNAIAQWTFTLQSTLPQGLGTGSLYTNNLVSPLTVENGNLYYRKNKNWKANLISDLCI, encoded by the coding sequence ATGGAAGCAAGTTATAAAAAATATATTTTAGATTTTAAACGCCCGAGTGGGACTTCTCGTGGGGTGTTAAAACAAAAAGAAACCTGGTTTATTATCCTTAAATCTAAAGATGAAATAGGAATTGGAGAATGTGGAATATTAAGAGGTTTAAGTATTGATGATGTTCCTGAATATGAAGAAAAGTTAAAGTGGACATGTGATAATGTTCATCTAGGAAAGGATGCGCTGTGGGATGCTTTGATAGCATTTCCAAGCATTCAATTTGGCATAGAACAAGCCTTTTTATCGCTAGCTTCATCCAATTCTTTTGAATTATTTTCTTCAGATTTTATTAAGAAAGAAGCGCCTATACCTATCAACGGTTTAATTTGGATGGGAGATGAAGCTTTTATGCTAGAGCAGATTCAACAAAAATTAGCTAGTGGTTTTCGATGTATAAAAATGAAAATTGGCGCTATAGATTTTGAAACAGAACTAAAATTATTGGCTTCTATTCGAAAAAAATACACCCCTAAAGAAATAGAACTTAGAGTAGATGCCAATGGTGCATTTAAACAAGAGGAGGCTTTGAGGAAATTAAAAAAATTAGCAACTTTTAATCTTCATTCCATAGAACAACCTATAAAGCAAGGTAATCCGCATCAGATGAGTGTCTTATGTAGTGAAACACCTTTGCCAATAGCTTTGGATGAAGAGTTAATTGGTATTTTTGATGTAACAAAAAAGCAAGAACTGCTACAAACAATACAACCACAGTATATTATTTTGAAGCCTAGTTTGGTAGGTGGTATAAAAGGTTGTGAAGAGTGGATTGCTATAGCAGAAGGTTTAGGAATAAAATGGTGGATTACAAGTGCCCTAGAAAGTAATGTAGGTTTAAATGCAATAGCGCAGTGGACATTTACGCTACAGAGTACGTTACCGCAAGGTTTGGGAACGGGAAGTTTGTATACCAATAATTTAGTTAGCCCTTTGACTGTAGAAAATGGTAATTTATATTATAGGAAGAATAAAAATTGGAAAGCTAATTTGATAAGTGATTTATGTATATAG